Proteins encoded together in one Streptomyces sp. NA04227 window:
- a CDS encoding energy-coupling factor ABC transporter ATP-binding protein, whose protein sequence is MEGVTTAPQSPDAPQSPDTPQSPGVPPSLEVTKLAFAYPDGHQALFGVDLALARGERVALLGPNGAGKTTLVLHLNGILGGGHGQVKVAGLPVDRANMAEIRRRVGIVFQDPDDQLFMPTVREDVAFGPAAAGLKGAELEDRVREALTRVGMQDYADRPPHHLSFGQRRRVAVATVLAMRPEILVLDEPSSNLDPAARRELADVLRDLDVTVLMVTHDLPYALELCPRSVVLSEGVIAADGPTADLLADEDLMRAHRLELPFGFDPRSVRR, encoded by the coding sequence ATGGAGGGTGTGACCACCGCACCGCAGTCCCCGGACGCGCCGCAGTCCCCGGATACACCGCAGTCCCCGGGCGTCCCGCCGTCGCTGGAAGTGACGAAGCTGGCCTTCGCCTACCCGGACGGCCACCAGGCCCTGTTCGGCGTCGACCTGGCCCTTGCCCGAGGCGAACGCGTCGCCCTGCTCGGCCCCAACGGCGCGGGCAAGACCACCCTCGTCCTGCACCTCAACGGCATTCTCGGCGGTGGCCACGGCCAGGTGAAGGTCGCGGGCCTCCCGGTGGACCGCGCCAACATGGCCGAGATCCGCCGCCGCGTCGGCATCGTCTTCCAGGACCCGGACGACCAGCTCTTCATGCCCACCGTCCGCGAGGACGTCGCCTTCGGCCCCGCCGCGGCCGGACTCAAGGGCGCCGAGCTGGAGGACCGGGTGCGCGAGGCGCTGACCCGGGTCGGCATGCAGGACTACGCCGACCGCCCGCCGCACCACCTCTCCTTCGGCCAGCGCCGCCGCGTCGCGGTCGCCACCGTCCTCGCGATGCGCCCGGAGATCCTCGTCCTGGACGAGCCCAGCTCCAACCTCGACCCGGCCGCCCGCCGCGAACTCGCCGACGTACTGCGGGACTTGGACGTCACCGTCCTGATGGTCACGCACGACCTCCCGTACGCACTCGAACTGTGCCCGCGCTCGGTCGTCCTCAGCGAGGGCGTCATCGCCGCCGACGGCCCCACCGCCGACCTCCTCGCCGACGAGGACCTGATGCGCGCCCACCGCCTGGAACTCCCCTTCGGCTTCGACCCGAGGAG
- the cbiQ gene encoding cobalt ECF transporter T component CbiQ — MGAGHAHALYRAGHSPVHRLPPHCKLLAVLGFVLVVVSTPRTAVWAFALYAVLLGAVAALARIPAGFLLRRLLIEVPFVAFALLLPFVAEGERTEVLGISLSVNGLWGAWNVLAKGTLGVGASVLLAATTELRAILLGLQRLKLPPLLVQIATFMLRYGEVITDEMRRMRLARLSRGFEARGVRHWGVLAKSAGALFIRSYERGERVHLAMLSRGYTGTMPVIDQVTASRTQWSYALALPAAALVVCVLGWTL; from the coding sequence ATGGGTGCGGGACACGCGCACGCGCTCTACCGGGCGGGGCACTCGCCCGTGCACCGGCTGCCCCCGCACTGCAAACTCCTGGCCGTCCTCGGCTTCGTCCTCGTCGTGGTCTCCACGCCGCGCACCGCCGTGTGGGCCTTCGCGCTGTACGCGGTGCTGCTCGGCGCGGTCGCCGCGCTCGCCCGTATCCCGGCCGGATTCCTGCTGCGGCGGCTGCTCATCGAGGTGCCGTTCGTCGCCTTCGCGCTGCTGCTGCCGTTCGTCGCCGAAGGCGAACGCACCGAGGTGCTCGGCATCTCGCTCAGCGTGAACGGCCTGTGGGGCGCCTGGAACGTACTGGCCAAGGGCACCCTCGGCGTCGGCGCCTCCGTCCTGCTCGCCGCGACCACCGAACTGCGCGCGATCCTGCTGGGTCTCCAGCGCCTGAAGCTGCCGCCGCTGCTCGTCCAGATCGCCACGTTCATGCTCCGCTACGGCGAGGTGATCACCGACGAGATGCGCCGGATGCGCCTGGCCCGCCTCTCCCGCGGATTCGAGGCCCGGGGCGTACGGCACTGGGGCGTCCTCGCGAAGTCGGCGGGCGCCCTGTTCATCCGCTCCTACGAGCGCGGCGAACGCGTCCACCTGGCCATGCTCAGCCGCGGCTACACCGGCACGATGCCGGTGATCGACCAGGTCACGGCCTCCCGTACGCAATGGTCGTACGCGCTCGCGCTGCCCGCCGCGGCCCTGGTGGTCTGCGTCCTCGGGTGGACGCTGTGA
- a CDS encoding energy-coupling factor ABC transporter permease, with protein MHVPDGFINAPVSAATGVVAVAAVAVSLRGARRELAGSGAGLSLGAERTAPLAGLVAAFIFAVQMLNFPVAAGTSGHLLGGALAAILVGPYTGILCVSVVLLMQGLLFADGGLTALGVNITNMALVTVVVAYAVFRGLVKLLPRGRRSITVAAFLGALLSVPAAALGFTLMYALGGTTDVSLGKVAGAMVGVHVLIGIGEAAITAATVGAVIAVRPDLVYGARGLHTPLKLRVDGELVDAAAPAPEPVAARSPRKFWLTGLAASLLLAGVVSFYASAHPDGLEKVAADKGFDKKAEEHDIADSPLAEYGISGIDNTRLSGGLAGVIGVGGTVLVGSGIFWAVRKRRGQDTGPADTAGATQREAA; from the coding sequence ATGCACGTCCCCGACGGATTCATCAATGCCCCTGTCTCCGCCGCCACCGGCGTCGTCGCCGTGGCGGCCGTGGCCGTCTCGCTGCGCGGAGCGCGGCGCGAACTCGCCGGTTCCGGCGCGGGCCTGAGCCTCGGCGCCGAGCGCACGGCGCCGCTCGCCGGACTCGTCGCGGCCTTCATCTTCGCCGTGCAGATGCTGAACTTCCCGGTCGCGGCGGGCACCAGCGGCCATCTCCTCGGCGGCGCGCTCGCGGCGATACTCGTCGGCCCGTACACCGGAATCCTCTGTGTCTCGGTCGTCCTGCTGATGCAGGGCCTGCTCTTCGCGGACGGCGGGCTGACCGCGCTCGGCGTGAACATCACCAACATGGCGCTGGTCACCGTCGTGGTCGCCTACGCGGTCTTCCGCGGCCTGGTGAAGCTGCTGCCGCGCGGCCGCCGCTCGATCACCGTCGCCGCCTTCCTCGGCGCCCTGCTCTCGGTGCCCGCCGCGGCCCTCGGCTTCACGCTCATGTACGCGCTCGGCGGCACCACCGACGTCTCGCTCGGCAAGGTCGCGGGCGCCATGGTCGGCGTGCACGTACTGATCGGCATCGGCGAGGCGGCGATCACCGCGGCCACCGTCGGCGCCGTCATCGCGGTACGCCCCGACCTGGTGTACGGGGCCCGTGGCCTGCACACGCCGCTCAAGCTGCGCGTGGACGGCGAACTCGTCGACGCCGCCGCGCCCGCCCCGGAGCCCGTCGCCGCCCGCTCGCCCCGCAAGTTCTGGCTCACCGGCCTCGCGGCCTCGCTCCTGCTCGCCGGAGTCGTCAGCTTCTACGCCTCCGCGCACCCCGACGGCCTGGAGAAGGTCGCCGCCGACAAGGGCTTCGACAAGAAGGCCGAGGAGCACGACATCGCCGACTCGCCGCTCGCCGAGTACGGCATCAGCGGCATCGACAACACCCGCCTGTCCGGCGGCCTCGCGGGCGTGATCGGCGTGGGCGGCACCGTCCTGGTCGGCAGCGGGATCTTCTGGGCCGTACGCAAGCGCCGCGGCCAGGACACGGGACCCGCGGACACCGCCGGGGCCACGCAGCGCGAAGCGGCCTGA
- a CDS encoding SsgA family sporulation/cell division regulator: MPQAIKKNLRARIVTDSAEDGRSVPVTLRFEPAPGAEPGPGHGDIRLSFRGHPGEGIDDWVFPRELLERGLRGPVDSGDFRVWPCGRVQAVVERHNDHTVAMVQFDIAALVRFLRLTYPAATPILR; the protein is encoded by the coding sequence ATGCCCCAGGCGATAAAGAAGAACCTCCGAGCCCGCATCGTCACGGACTCCGCCGAGGACGGCCGTTCCGTCCCGGTCACCCTCCGCTTCGAACCGGCCCCCGGCGCCGAGCCGGGCCCCGGCCACGGCGACATACGGCTCAGCTTCCGGGGCCACCCCGGCGAGGGCATCGACGACTGGGTCTTCCCCCGCGAACTCCTGGAACGCGGGCTGCGCGGCCCCGTCGACAGCGGCGACTTCCGGGTCTGGCCCTGCGGTCGCGTACAGGCCGTGGTCGAGCGGCACAACGACCACACCGTGGCCATGGTCCAGTTCGACATCGCGGCCCTGGTCCGCTTCCTGCGCCTGACCTATCCGGCGGCGACTCCGATCCTGCGCTGA
- a CDS encoding amidohydrolase family protein — protein MRKTGKKVAIAGTSWLAAAFVLWPSAGSAVPDENCFDRRTQPYTSVVDGHLHFRPFGGEAVPFKEMVSYLKKSGVRHATVFGIGQRLPVDSPCTYYLDCPGTPVLPSLKNDFANAESVVEFKPKDVDLALSMTFPDLAHPESVPAGMRSLDKEYPGMFRWMGEVNLIKQAILPNRHEPADSEDIRRWAPFMRELRERGFPLTIHSDLGSNENPTRYLHLMREVLKLYPDNKIVWAHMGLSKELTAMDPDEHIGILKELLAEYPRLTLDLSWRVLEDEYFSKPGVRAKYAAFLDAHPTRAIPGTDFVASRKKSYEVYEEELRVTSRINRELGDEAFRDIALGQNYFNLLGNGKSAPEICKV, from the coding sequence ATGCGCAAGACGGGGAAAAAGGTCGCGATTGCCGGTACGTCGTGGCTCGCGGCCGCTTTCGTACTGTGGCCGTCGGCCGGCTCCGCGGTCCCCGACGAGAACTGCTTCGATCGCCGCACGCAGCCGTACACCTCCGTCGTGGACGGACATCTGCACTTCCGGCCCTTCGGCGGCGAGGCGGTTCCCTTCAAGGAGATGGTGAGTTACCTGAAGAAGAGCGGTGTCCGGCACGCCACCGTCTTCGGAATCGGGCAGCGCCTTCCGGTGGACTCACCCTGTACCTATTACCTGGACTGTCCCGGGACTCCGGTGCTGCCCAGCCTGAAGAACGACTTCGCCAATGCCGAGAGCGTCGTCGAGTTCAAACCGAAGGATGTCGACCTGGCCCTGTCGATGACCTTCCCGGACCTGGCCCACCCGGAATCCGTCCCGGCCGGAATGCGCTCCCTGGACAAGGAGTACCCCGGAATGTTCCGGTGGATGGGCGAGGTCAACCTCATCAAGCAGGCCATTCTGCCCAATCGGCACGAACCGGCGGACAGCGAGGACATCCGGCGCTGGGCGCCGTTCATGCGTGAACTGCGCGAGCGCGGTTTTCCGCTCACCATTCACTCGGACCTTGGAAGCAACGAGAATCCGACGCGGTACCTGCATCTGATGCGTGAGGTCCTCAAGCTCTACCCGGACAACAAAATCGTCTGGGCGCACATGGGCCTTTCGAAGGAGCTGACCGCGATGGACCCCGATGAGCACATCGGCATCCTGAAAGAACTCCTGGCCGAGTACCCCCGTCTCACGCTCGACCTCAGCTGGCGCGTCCTGGAGGACGAGTACTTCTCGAAGCCCGGCGTACGCGCGAAATACGCCGCTTTCCTCGACGCCCACCCCACCCGGGCGATTCCGGGAACGGACTTCGTGGCCTCCCGGAAGAAGAGCTACGAGGTCTACGAGGAAGAGCTCCGCGTGACGAGCCGTATCAACCGTGAACTCGGTGACGAGGCATTCCGTGACATCGCACTCGGGCAGAACTATTTCAATCTGCTGGGGAACGGGAAATCGGCTCCGGAGATCTGCAAGGTCTGA
- a CDS encoding MMPL family transporter has translation MATYLYKLGRLAFRRRHVFALIWAALLAVAIVGAAKAPAPGDSAFSIPGTEAQRAFDLLEERAPGSSPDGATARVVFQAPSGEKVTAQENKTAIAETVKKLGSGSEVASATDPFAGGGVSKDGSTAYTAVTYKVTSMELEDSSKETLEKTVEDARESGMKVEVGGDALQAEPHTGSAEIIGIAIAAVVLVITLGSLIAAGLPLITALIGVGAGVSAIAALSDPLNLDSTTSTLATMIGLAVGIDYALFIVSRYRAELAEGRDKEDAAGRAVGTAGSAVVFAGLTVIIALVGLAVVNIPLLTKMGAAAAGTVAIAVLIALTLIPALLGYARKRVRPAGEKARWLGGGRKKKDGPAKENGGTRWARFVVRRPLTVLLIGIIGLGAAAAPVASLQLGLPDDGYQPTDTTQRKAYDMITEGFGPGYNGPLMLVADVKGADDPKGAVADVAAKVKGMDGVEALTKPVFVDKAGDTAMITVVPDYKPSSKDTEDLVHSIRDEASGIKADNGADIMVTGATGMNIDVSQKLDDALVPYLALVVGLAFLLLMIVFRSVLVPLKAALGFLLSVLAALGAVVAVFQWGWAGSLFGVEETGPIMSMMPIFMVGVVFGLAMDYEVFLVTRMREAFVHGEEPKEAIVTGFKYGARVVTAAAVIMIAVFAGFIGSTEQMIKMIGFGLAIAVFFDAFVVRMAIVPAVLALLGRAAWWLPKWLGKVLPNVDVEGEGLRTESGEGRGQDDPDEEKELVRA, from the coding sequence GTGGCCACCTATCTGTACAAACTCGGCCGGCTGGCCTTCCGGCGCCGGCATGTCTTCGCCCTGATCTGGGCGGCCCTGCTCGCTGTCGCCATCGTCGGCGCCGCGAAGGCCCCCGCCCCCGGCGACTCCGCCTTCTCCATTCCGGGTACGGAGGCCCAGCGCGCCTTCGACCTGCTCGAAGAGCGCGCACCCGGCTCCAGCCCCGACGGGGCGACCGCGCGCGTGGTCTTCCAGGCGCCGTCCGGAGAGAAGGTGACGGCCCAGGAGAACAAGACGGCCATCGCCGAAACCGTCAAGAAGCTGGGCTCCGGCTCGGAGGTCGCTTCCGCCACCGACCCGTTCGCGGGCGGCGGCGTGAGCAAGGACGGCAGCACCGCCTACACCGCGGTGACCTACAAGGTCACCAGCATGGAGCTCGAGGACTCCTCGAAGGAGACCCTCGAGAAGACGGTGGAGGACGCGCGCGAGTCCGGAATGAAGGTCGAGGTCGGCGGTGACGCCCTCCAGGCCGAACCGCACACCGGCAGCGCCGAGATCATCGGTATCGCCATCGCCGCGGTCGTCCTGGTGATCACCCTCGGCTCGCTGATCGCGGCCGGTCTGCCGCTGATCACCGCGCTCATCGGCGTCGGCGCGGGTGTCTCCGCGATCGCCGCGCTGTCCGACCCGCTGAACCTGGACTCCACCACCTCCACGCTGGCCACGATGATCGGCCTGGCGGTCGGTATCGACTACGCGCTGTTCATCGTCTCCCGCTATCGCGCCGAACTCGCAGAGGGGCGCGACAAGGAGGACGCGGCCGGACGGGCCGTCGGCACCGCGGGCTCCGCGGTCGTCTTCGCCGGTCTGACCGTGATCATCGCCCTGGTCGGCCTGGCCGTGGTGAACATCCCGCTGCTCACCAAGATGGGCGCGGCGGCGGCCGGTACGGTCGCCATCGCCGTCCTGATCGCGCTCACCCTGATCCCGGCGCTGCTCGGATACGCCCGCAAGCGGGTCCGGCCGGCCGGCGAGAAGGCCAGGTGGCTCGGTGGCGGCCGGAAGAAGAAGGACGGGCCCGCCAAGGAGAACGGCGGCACCCGCTGGGCCCGCTTCGTGGTCCGTCGCCCGCTGACCGTGCTGCTCATCGGCATCATCGGACTCGGTGCGGCCGCGGCGCCCGTCGCCTCGCTCCAACTGGGCCTGCCGGACGACGGCTACCAGCCGACCGACACCACCCAGCGCAAGGCCTACGACATGATCACCGAGGGCTTCGGCCCCGGTTACAACGGCCCGCTGATGCTGGTCGCCGACGTCAAGGGCGCCGACGACCCGAAGGGCGCCGTCGCCGACGTCGCGGCCAAGGTCAAGGGCATGGACGGCGTCGAGGCGCTGACCAAGCCGGTGTTCGTCGACAAGGCGGGCGACACCGCGATGATCACCGTGGTGCCGGACTACAAGCCCAGCAGCAAGGACACCGAGGACCTGGTCCACTCCATCCGCGACGAGGCCTCCGGCATCAAGGCGGACAACGGCGCGGACATCATGGTCACCGGCGCCACCGGCATGAACATCGACGTCTCGCAGAAGCTGGACGACGCACTGGTGCCCTATCTGGCACTGGTCGTGGGCCTGGCCTTCCTGCTCCTGATGATCGTGTTCCGCTCGGTCCTTGTCCCGCTGAAGGCGGCCCTCGGCTTCCTGCTCTCCGTACTCGCGGCGCTCGGCGCCGTGGTCGCGGTCTTCCAGTGGGGCTGGGCGGGATCGCTGTTCGGCGTCGAGGAGACCGGCCCGATCATGTCGATGATGCCGATCTTCATGGTGGGTGTCGTCTTCGGTCTCGCGATGGACTACGAGGTCTTCCTCGTGACCCGGATGCGGGAGGCCTTCGTCCACGGCGAGGAGCCGAAGGAAGCGATCGTCACCGGCTTCAAGTACGGGGCCCGGGTGGTCACCGCCGCCGCGGTCATCATGATCGCCGTGTTCGCCGGATTCATCGGCTCCACGGAACAGATGATCAAGATGATCGGCTTCGGTCTCGCGATCGCCGTCTTCTTCGACGCCTTCGTCGTCCGAATGGCCATCGTGCCCGCGGTCCTGGCACTGCTCGGCCGCGCGGCCTGGTGGCTGCCGAAGTGGCTGGGCAAGGTCCTGCCGAACGTGGACGTCGAGGGCGAGGGCCTGCGCACGGAATCGGGCGAGGGTCGTGGCCAGGACGATCCCGACGAGGAGAAGGAGCTCGTACGGGCCTGA
- a CDS encoding TetR/AcrR family transcriptional regulator: MTAETAETVPAPSRRSRITPEREAELYGAVLDLLREVGYDALTMDAVAARTRSSKATLYRQWGNKAELVVKALRHRQPAHLQGIDTGSLRGDFHEMVEMEDDCRLEEDGALMRGLSVAVHDNPDLHSAMREQLIDPEISGLDQLLQRAVDRGEVRADNPALPYVIHMLIGAFVARDLVDVKPVDRAFLRDYVDSVILPVLGV, translated from the coding sequence GTGACAGCGGAAACAGCGGAGACAGTTCCTGCCCCGTCCCGCCGCAGCCGGATCACACCGGAGCGCGAGGCCGAGCTCTACGGCGCCGTGCTCGACCTGCTGCGGGAAGTCGGCTACGACGCCCTGACCATGGACGCCGTCGCCGCCCGCACCCGTTCCAGCAAGGCCACCCTCTACCGCCAGTGGGGGAACAAGGCCGAGCTGGTCGTCAAGGCCCTGAGGCACCGGCAGCCGGCGCATCTGCAGGGCATCGACACCGGGAGCCTGCGGGGCGACTTCCACGAGATGGTGGAGATGGAGGACGACTGCCGACTGGAGGAGGACGGCGCGCTCATGCGTGGCCTCTCGGTGGCGGTCCACGACAATCCCGATCTGCACAGCGCCATGCGCGAGCAGTTGATCGACCCGGAGATCTCCGGCCTCGACCAACTCCTCCAACGGGCGGTGGACCGGGGTGAGGTGCGTGCGGACAATCCGGCGCTGCCGTACGTGATCCACATGCTGATCGGTGCCTTCGTCGCCCGTGATCTCGTCGACGTCAAGCCCGTCGACAGGGCCTTCCTCCGTGACTACGTCGACTCCGTGATCCTCCCCGTTCTCGGCGTCTGA
- a CDS encoding S41 family peptidase — MSDATDETAARAENTPGYLRFPHLSGDLLCFATEDDLWLAPLTAEGAPAGRAWRLTVDRTKVSHPRFSPDGAHLAFTTWRSLDPEIHVVPVAGGPARRLSYWGSVDTRVCGWTPQGEILALSSHGQPFSYFAWAYKVPTDGSPGGKLPWGPVSDIAISELDGEEKTLLLTGKPPHEPAAWKRYRGGAMGRLWLHGQRLLPSLDGHLEAPMFVGGRIAFLSDHEGIGNLYSVLPDGSDLLRHTDHDAFYARNAASDGHRVVYQCAGDIWLVDELTADSRPRRLDIRLGGPRAGRRSYQVPAALHVDSLAVDTTGRASAVTVRGSLYWLTHRDGPARSISDIPGVRVRLPEMLGDEGQIAYVTDAGGEESIEISFLPRATGDWPPRRLATGELGRVVEMVSDPTGERLAVATNDGRLLLVETSAEVQGEEMVVGVGELGGGSGDGGAGSEEAGSDEAGGGGAGSGSTSEGGGSGEAGSGGPGSGRPGTGNPGTDDPGTGDPGTGDPGTGDPGTGDPETGDPGSSDPGTDQPGTDEPPTTTPPDPATSTSTSAPTSDPNPAPPPDPATPPPPPPQPPTPVTELIRSINGPVRDLAFSPDGAWLTWSHPGIGRSLRQIKMARIKDRTIVDVTNGRFEDENPVFTSDGRFLAFLSWRGFDPVYDVHTGDLSFPLGCRPYLVPLSSATMSPFALSPDGRPVAGGLDLGGAAVGDGTVHVEVEGLENRVVPFPVAASKYSALSAVTGGGLVWLRWPISGALGETFVNPTDTSGRPTLEHFSLSKSSKRELPGHLDWFAVSGDGTRLVVLDEGELRSVSAVDPGDPDSTVWIDLRRIMHEVHPPAEWRQAFDEAGRIIREYFWEPDMCGIDWPAVLDQYRPLVERVASPDEFADLLREVLGELGTSHAYVSPARRNEGPPHYQRAIGLLGANLVARDDDWIVSRILPGESSDSKARSPLAGTGIREGSALTHVDGRPVDPVAGPYPLLAAAGGTTVELTFRPEEGGGRARRIAVVPLVDERPLRYQDWVAKRREVVRELSGGKCGYLHIPDMGGSGWAQFNRDLRMEVSRPALIVDVRGNAGGHISELVVEKLTRTILGWDLTRNAQPVSYASNAPRGPIVALADEATSSDGDMITAVFKLLGLGPVVGSRTWGGVVGMTGRHRLGDGSVITVPMNAAWFDAYGWSIENHGVEPDIEALRTPMDWAEGHHAQLDDAVWVALDLLAKDSAASPPDYSAVPDRRRPKLPARKDS; from the coding sequence GTGAGCGACGCCACCGACGAGACCGCGGCCCGCGCCGAGAACACGCCGGGCTACCTGCGCTTTCCGCACCTCAGCGGCGACCTGCTGTGCTTCGCCACCGAGGACGACCTGTGGCTCGCCCCGCTCACCGCCGAGGGCGCGCCCGCCGGCCGCGCCTGGCGGCTGACCGTCGACCGGACCAAGGTCAGCCACCCGCGCTTCTCGCCGGACGGCGCCCACCTCGCCTTCACCACCTGGCGCAGTCTCGACCCGGAGATCCATGTGGTGCCGGTGGCCGGCGGCCCGGCCCGGCGGCTCAGCTACTGGGGAAGCGTCGACACCCGGGTCTGCGGCTGGACCCCGCAGGGCGAGATCCTCGCCCTCTCCTCGCACGGCCAGCCCTTCTCCTACTTCGCCTGGGCCTACAAGGTGCCCACCGACGGCTCCCCCGGCGGCAAACTCCCCTGGGGCCCGGTCTCCGACATCGCGATCAGCGAGCTGGACGGCGAGGAGAAAACCCTCCTGCTCACCGGGAAGCCCCCGCACGAGCCCGCCGCCTGGAAGCGCTACCGCGGCGGCGCCATGGGCCGCCTGTGGCTGCACGGCCAGCGGCTGCTGCCCTCCCTGGACGGCCATCTGGAGGCGCCGATGTTCGTCGGCGGCCGGATCGCCTTCCTCTCCGACCACGAGGGCATCGGCAATCTGTACTCGGTCCTGCCCGACGGCAGCGATCTGCTCCGGCACACCGACCACGACGCCTTCTACGCCCGCAACGCCGCCTCGGACGGACACCGCGTGGTCTACCAGTGCGCGGGCGACATCTGGCTGGTCGACGAGCTGACCGCCGACTCCCGCCCCCGCCGCCTGGACATCCGCCTCGGCGGCCCGCGCGCCGGACGCCGCAGCTACCAGGTGCCCGCCGCGCTGCACGTGGACTCCCTCGCCGTGGACACCACCGGCCGCGCCAGCGCGGTGACCGTACGCGGCAGCCTGTACTGGCTCACGCACCGCGACGGACCGGCGCGCAGCATCTCCGACATCCCCGGCGTACGGGTCCGGCTCCCGGAAATGCTCGGCGACGAGGGCCAGATCGCCTACGTCACCGACGCGGGCGGCGAGGAGTCCATCGAGATCTCCTTCCTGCCCCGGGCCACCGGCGACTGGCCGCCCCGCAGGCTCGCCACGGGCGAGCTCGGCCGTGTCGTGGAGATGGTCTCCGACCCCACCGGCGAACGCCTCGCCGTCGCCACCAACGACGGCAGGCTGCTCCTTGTGGAGACCTCGGCGGAGGTGCAGGGGGAGGAAATGGTCGTGGGGGTGGGGGAGTTGGGCGGGGGGTCGGGGGACGGAGGGGCCGGGAGCGAAGAGGCGGGGAGTGATGAGGCGGGCGGTGGAGGGGCGGGGAGTGGCAGTACGAGCGAGGGGGGTGGGAGCGGGGAGGCGGGGAGTGGTGGTCCTGGGAGCGGGCGTCCCGGGACCGGCAATCCCGGTACGGACGATCCTGGGACCGGCGATCCCGGGACCGGCGATCCTGGGACCGGCGATCCTGGGACCGGCGATCCCGAGACCGGCGATCCGGGAAGCAGCGATCCCGGGACCGACCAACCAGGGACCGACGAACCCCCGACCACCACTCCCCCGGACCCGGCCACCTCCACCTCCACCTCCGCTCCCACCTCGGACCCGAACCCGGCCCCGCCCCCCGACCCGGCAACCCCGCCACCCCCACCCCCTCAACCCCCCACCCCCGTAACCGAGTTGATCCGCTCCATCAACGGCCCCGTACGCGATCTGGCCTTCTCTCCGGACGGGGCGTGGCTGACGTGGTCGCATCCGGGGATCGGGCGTTCGCTGCGGCAGATCAAGATGGCGCGGATCAAGGACCGCACGATCGTCGATGTGACCAACGGCCGCTTCGAGGACGAGAATCCGGTCTTCACCAGTGACGGCCGGTTCCTCGCCTTCCTCTCCTGGCGCGGCTTCGACCCCGTCTACGACGTGCACACCGGCGACCTGTCCTTCCCGCTGGGCTGCCGTCCGTACCTGGTACCGCTGTCCTCCGCGACCATGTCGCCGTTCGCGCTGTCCCCCGACGGGCGTCCGGTGGCGGGCGGCCTCGATCTCGGCGGCGCGGCGGTGGGCGACGGCACGGTGCACGTGGAGGTCGAGGGCCTGGAGAACCGGGTGGTGCCGTTCCCGGTGGCCGCGTCCAAGTACTCGGCGTTGAGCGCGGTGACCGGCGGCGGTCTGGTCTGGCTGCGCTGGCCGATCTCCGGGGCGCTCGGCGAGACCTTCGTGAACCCGACCGACACCTCGGGCCGGCCGACCCTGGAGCACTTCAGCCTGAGCAAGTCCAGCAAGCGTGAACTCCCGGGCCATCTCGACTGGTTCGCGGTCAGCGGCGACGGCACCCGGCTGGTGGTGCTGGACGAGGGCGAGTTGCGCTCGGTGTCCGCCGTCGACCCGGGCGACCCTGACTCCACCGTCTGGATCGACCTGCGCCGCATCATGCACGAGGTGCACCCGCCCGCGGAGTGGCGCCAGGCCTTCGACGAGGCGGGCCGGATCATCCGGGAGTACTTCTGGGAGCCGGACATGTGCGGCATCGACTGGCCCGCGGTGCTCGATCAGTACCGGCCGCTGGTCGAACGCGTCGCCTCGCCGGACGAGTTCGCGGATCTGCTGCGCGAGGTGCTCGGCGAACTCGGCACCTCGCACGCCTATGTCTCGCCCGCCCGCCGCAACGAGGGGCCGCCGCACTACCAGCGCGCGATCGGCCTGCTCGGCGCCAACCTGGTGGCGCGCGACGACGACTGGATCGTGAGCCGGATCCTGCCCGGCGAGTCCTCCGACTCCAAGGCCCGCTCCCCGCTGGCCGGTACCGGAATCCGCGAGGGTTCCGCGCTCACCCATGTCGACGGCCGCCCGGTGGACCCGGTCGCCGGGCCCTACCCGCTGCTCGCGGCGGCGGGCGGCACCACCGTCGAGCTGACGTTCCGCCCGGAGGAGGGGGGCGGCCGCGCGCGGCGTATCGCGGTGGTCCCGCTGGTCGACGAACGGCCGCTGCGCTACCAGGACTGGGTGGCCAAACGCCGGGAAGTGGTACGGGAGTTGAGCGGCGGCAAGTGCGGCTATCTGCACATCCCCGACATGGGCGGCTCGGGCTGGGCGCAGTTCAACCGGGACCTCCGTATGGAGGTGTCCCGCCCGGCCCTGATCGTCGACGTACGGGGCAACGCGGGCGGGCACATCAGCGAGCTGGTGGTGGAGAAGCTGACCCGGACGATCCTCGGCTGGGACCTGACCCGTAACGCCCAGCCGGTCTCCTACGCCTCCAACGCCCCGCGCGGCCCGATCGTCGCCCTGGCCGACGAGGCCACCTCCTCCGACGGCGACATGATCACCGCCGTGTTCAAGCTGCTCGGCCTCGGCCCGGTGGTCGGCAGCCGTACCTGGGGCGGCGTGGTCGGGATGACCGGGCGCCACCGGCTCGGCGACGGCAGCGTGATCACGGTGCCGATGAACGCCGCGTGGTTCGACGCGTACGGATGGTCCATCGAGAACCACGGCGTGGAGCCCGACATCGAGGCCCTGCGCACCCCGATGGACTGGGCCGAGGGCCACCACGCCCAGCTCGACGACGCGGTCTGGGTCGCCCTCGACCTGCTCGCCAAGGACTCCGCCGCCTCACCCCCCGACTACAGCGCCGTCCCCGACCGCCGCCGCCCCAAACTCCCCGCCCGCAAGGACAGTTGA